The following are encoded together in the Pectobacterium wasabiae CFBP 3304 genome:
- a CDS encoding DUF2065 domain-containing protein, whose amino-acid sequence MNSTIWLALGLILVLEGLGPLLFPRLWRRMILSMAQLPDTILRRFGGGIVVAGCVIYYMLRSRMGG is encoded by the coding sequence ATGAATTCAACGATTTGGCTGGCGCTCGGGCTGATTTTAGTACTTGAAGGGCTGGGGCCGCTGCTGTTCCCCCGTCTCTGGCGGCGTATGATTCTGAGTATGGCACAGTTGCCAGATACTATTTTACGCCGTTTTGGTGGCGGAATAGTCGTTGCAGGGTGCGTGATCTACTACATGTTGCGTAGCCGGATGGGTGGCTAA
- the hfq gene encoding RNA chaperone Hfq, with the protein MAKGQSLQDPFLNALRRERVPVSIYLVNGIKLQGQIESFDQFVILLKNTVSQMVYKHAISTVVPSRPVSHHSNNPGGSNNYHGSNTTAQQQSQDADDAE; encoded by the coding sequence ATGGCTAAGGGGCAATCTTTGCAAGATCCGTTCTTGAACGCTTTGCGTCGTGAACGTGTTCCGGTTTCGATTTATTTGGTGAACGGTATTAAGCTGCAAGGTCAGATCGAATCTTTCGATCAGTTCGTGATTTTGTTGAAAAACACGGTCAGTCAGATGGTTTATAAACATGCCATCTCTACAGTTGTTCCTTCTCGCCCAGTTTCTCACCATAGCAACAATCCTGGCGGCAGCAACAACTATCATGGTAGTAACACGACTGCGCAGCAACAGTCGCAGGATGCTGATGACGCCGAATAA
- a CDS encoding adenylosuccinate synthase, with product MGKNVVVLGTQWGDEGKGKVVDLLTERAKYVVRYQGGHNAGHTLVINGEKTVLHLIPSGILRENVVSIIGNGVVLAPDALMKEMTELEARGVPVRERLLLSEACPLILPYHVALDNAREKARGAKAIGTTGRGIGPAYEDKVARRGLRVGDLFDKETFAVKLKEIIEYHNFQLVNYYKVDAVDYQKVLDDVLAIADILTAMVVDVSDLLHKAHLRGDFVMFEGAQGTLLDIDHGTYPYVTSSNTTAGGVATGSGLGPRYVDYVLGIVKAYSTRVGAGPFPTELFEEVGEHLSQKGNEFGATTGRRRRTGWLDAVAVRRAVQINSLSGFCLTKLDVLDGLKEIKICVGYRLPNGTEVDTTPLAAEGWEGLEPIYETVPGWSESTFGVKDHSKLPQAALNYIKRIEEVTGVPIDIISTGPDRSETMVLRDPFDA from the coding sequence ATGGGTAAGAACGTCGTCGTACTGGGCACCCAATGGGGTGACGAAGGTAAAGGCAAGGTCGTCGACCTGCTGACTGAACGGGCTAAATATGTTGTGCGCTATCAGGGTGGTCACAACGCTGGCCACACGCTGGTTATCAACGGTGAAAAAACCGTCCTTCATTTAATTCCTTCTGGCATTCTGCGTGAAAATGTCGTCAGCATCATCGGTAACGGTGTCGTGCTAGCGCCTGACGCATTGATGAAAGAAATGACGGAGCTTGAAGCGCGTGGCGTCCCGGTACGCGAACGTCTGCTGCTTTCTGAAGCCTGTCCATTAATTCTGCCTTATCACGTCGCACTGGATAACGCGCGTGAAAAAGCGCGTGGTGCAAAAGCGATTGGTACGACCGGTCGCGGTATCGGCCCGGCGTATGAAGATAAAGTTGCACGCCGTGGTCTGCGCGTTGGCGATCTGTTTGATAAAGAAACGTTTGCCGTCAAACTGAAAGAAATCATCGAATACCATAACTTCCAACTGGTTAACTACTACAAAGTCGATGCTGTCGACTACCAGAAAGTTCTGGACGATGTGCTGGCGATTGCCGACATTCTGACCGCGATGGTAGTTGATGTTTCCGATTTGCTGCATAAAGCGCACCTGCGTGGCGATTTCGTCATGTTTGAAGGCGCACAGGGTACGCTGTTGGATATCGACCACGGTACATACCCGTATGTGACCTCCTCAAATACCACTGCGGGCGGCGTTGCTACCGGTTCTGGTCTGGGTCCACGTTATGTAGACTATGTTCTGGGTATCGTTAAAGCTTACTCTACCCGCGTGGGCGCTGGTCCCTTCCCGACAGAGCTGTTTGAGGAAGTCGGCGAGCATCTGTCTCAGAAAGGTAATGAGTTTGGCGCGACGACAGGTCGTCGTCGTCGTACCGGCTGGCTGGATGCGGTGGCCGTGCGTCGTGCGGTACAGATCAACTCGCTGTCAGGTTTCTGCCTGACCAAGCTGGATGTGCTGGACGGTCTGAAAGAGATTAAGATCTGCGTAGGCTATCGTTTGCCGAATGGCACCGAAGTGGATACGACTCCGCTGGCTGCTGAAGGCTGGGAAGGTCTTGAGCCGATTTACGAAACTGTGCCGGGTTGGTCTGAAAGCACATTTGGCGTGAAAGATCACAGCAAGCTGCCGCAGGCTGCGCTGAATTACATCAAACGTATCGAAGAAGTTACGGGTGTGCCGATTGATATTATTTCCACCGGCCCAGATCGCAGCGAAACCATGGTATTGCGCGACCCGTTCGACGCTTGA
- a CDS encoding YqgE/AlgH family protein encodes MNLQHHFLIAMPALQDSVFKRSVVYICEHNEDGAMGLIINKPMDQFSVENVLKKLKIDPTPRDPAIRLDKPVFMGGPLADDRGFILHTPCSGFGSSISISEDTMITTSKDVLETLGTSKQPKNTLVALGYSAWETGQLEEELLDNAWLTTPADKDILFHTPIAERWRAAARKLGIDIHNISTEAGHA; translated from the coding sequence ATGAATTTACAGCATCACTTCCTCATTGCTATGCCAGCACTACAGGACTCTGTATTTAAACGTTCGGTGGTCTATATCTGCGAACATAATGAAGACGGAGCCATGGGGCTGATCATCAACAAACCGATGGATCAGTTTTCAGTGGAAAACGTGCTGAAAAAGCTAAAAATAGATCCAACACCGCGCGATCCTGCCATCCGGTTAGATAAACCCGTGTTTATGGGTGGCCCGCTGGCGGACGATCGTGGTTTTATCCTGCATACGCCCTGTTCCGGCTTTGGTTCCAGCATCAGTATTTCTGAGGACACCATGATCACCACCTCAAAAGACGTACTGGAAACGTTAGGAACATCCAAACAGCCGAAAAATACGTTAGTCGCCTTAGGTTATTCCGCCTGGGAGACCGGCCAGTTGGAAGAAGAACTGCTGGATAATGCCTGGCTGACGACGCCAGCCGACAAAGACATTCTGTTCCACACGCCCATTGCCGAACGCTGGCGGGCAGCAGCAAGAAAACTAGGCATCGATATTCATAATATCTCTACCGAAGCAGGACACGCTTGA
- the amiB gene encoding N-acetylmuramoyl-L-alanine amidase AmiB — translation MMSRMVKLFIGVWLLLAGSAWAANLSDIKVDNASGQATVRLSFSGQPIYAFFPLSNPARVVIDIRQSGVIQGLPLDFSGQNLIKRVRTSNAQDAQSLRLVLDLTQAAKTRAVTQKEGSGYVVVFTITGDKAKTAQAPTPAVSRQQNSVPAEPAKNPFTNKPTVVVSGGSSSPARQSNERVVVAIDAGHGGQDPGAIGTNGLREKNVTISIARKLQALLNNDPAFKGVLTRDGDYFISVMGRSDVARKQGANLLVSIHADAAPNRNAKGASVWVLSNRRANSEMANWLEQHEKQSELLGGAGDLLANSGADPYLSQAVLDLQFGHSQRVGYDVATKVLRELQRVGGLHKRRPEHASLGVLRSPDIPSLLVETGFITNLSEERLLGSNDYQEKIANAIYQGLRSYFQTHPMQSLPKQESRPLQAAENDRAMSGGNVTAAKASLGATRHTVARGETLSSIARRYGVSLAAMRDVNKLNKDIVWVGQRLNIPATGTKQTASTPASKKAAPVKHKVVKGDSLSAIAARYGVSMKEIQQVNNLRSGSVQLGQTLIIPSA, via the coding sequence ATGATGAGTCGTATGGTTAAGCTGTTCATCGGCGTATGGCTATTGCTTGCGGGATCGGCGTGGGCCGCCAATCTGTCTGATATCAAGGTGGATAATGCGTCAGGCCAAGCCACGGTGCGACTGAGCTTTAGCGGCCAGCCGATTTATGCTTTTTTTCCGCTCAGCAACCCTGCCAGAGTGGTGATTGATATTCGTCAGAGTGGCGTCATTCAGGGGCTGCCGTTGGATTTCAGCGGGCAGAATCTGATTAAGCGCGTGCGAACCAGCAATGCGCAGGATGCACAAAGCCTGCGTTTGGTGCTGGATTTAACGCAGGCGGCCAAAACGCGAGCGGTTACACAAAAAGAAGGTTCGGGTTACGTTGTCGTTTTCACCATCACGGGTGACAAAGCGAAAACGGCGCAAGCCCCCACGCCTGCTGTTTCACGACAGCAAAATAGTGTGCCGGCAGAACCCGCAAAGAATCCGTTTACCAACAAGCCGACGGTCGTCGTGAGCGGCGGTTCGTCATCGCCAGCTCGGCAGAGTAATGAGCGCGTTGTTGTGGCGATTGATGCTGGTCACGGTGGGCAAGATCCCGGTGCGATTGGCACGAACGGGCTGCGAGAGAAAAATGTCACCATTTCTATCGCTCGTAAGCTGCAAGCTTTGCTGAATAACGATCCCGCCTTTAAAGGCGTATTAACGCGCGACGGCGACTACTTTATTTCCGTCATGGGGCGTTCGGACGTGGCGCGTAAGCAGGGCGCGAACCTGTTAGTGTCGATCCACGCCGATGCTGCGCCGAACCGCAATGCTAAAGGTGCCTCGGTTTGGGTGCTATCCAACCGTCGTGCGAATAGTGAAATGGCGAACTGGCTGGAACAGCACGAGAAACAGTCTGAATTATTGGGCGGTGCGGGGGATTTGCTGGCGAACAGCGGTGCCGATCCTTACCTTAGCCAGGCGGTGCTGGATCTGCAATTTGGTCACTCCCAGCGCGTTGGGTATGATGTGGCGACCAAGGTGCTGCGTGAGCTCCAGCGTGTCGGAGGCTTGCATAAACGGCGGCCAGAGCATGCCAGCTTGGGTGTACTGCGCTCGCCGGATATTCCCTCTCTGCTGGTGGAAACTGGGTTTATCACTAATCTCTCGGAAGAGCGGCTGTTAGGGAGCAACGACTACCAGGAAAAAATCGCCAATGCGATTTATCAGGGGCTGAGAAGCTACTTCCAGACGCACCCGATGCAATCGCTCCCAAAGCAGGAAAGCCGGCCACTACAGGCGGCGGAAAATGATAGAGCAATGTCGGGTGGTAATGTAACTGCGGCGAAAGCGAGTCTAGGTGCCACGCGCCATACTGTTGCGCGTGGCGAAACACTGTCTTCTATTGCCCGACGTTATGGCGTCAGCCTCGCGGCTATGCGTGACGTGAATAAGCTGAACAAGGATATTGTCTGGGTTGGACAGCGCCTGAATATTCCGGCTACCGGGACGAAACAGACGGCGTCAACGCCAGCGTCCAAAAAGGCAGCACCGGTGAAGCATAAGGTCGTGAAGGGTGATAGCCTGAGTGCGATCGCTGCCCGTTACGGTGTCAGTATGAAAGAGATTCAACAGGTGAATAATCTGCGTTCCGGTTCGGTACAACTGGGGCAAACGCTGATTATACCGTCTGCCTGA
- the miaA gene encoding tRNA (adenosine(37)-N6)-dimethylallyltransferase MiaA: MSDVEQPSLPPAIFIMGPTASGKTALAMALREYLPVELISVDSALIYKGMDIGTAKPGAEELALAPHRLIDILDPAESYSAADFRRDALREMADITAAGRIPLLVGGTMLYFKALLEGLSPLPSADAAVRQRIEEQAKEMGWEAMHRQLSEIDPVAATRIHPNDPQRLSRALEVFFVSGNTLTELTKTSGDALPYQVYQFAIAPATRELLHQRIEQRFHQMLAAGFEQEARILFTRQDLHTDMPSIRCVGYRQMWSYLSGEIDYDEMVYRGICATRQLAKRQMTWLRGWDGVCWLDSEKPTEALDKVIHFK; encoded by the coding sequence ATGAGTGATGTAGAACAACCGTCGTTGCCACCCGCTATTTTTATCATGGGGCCGACGGCGTCAGGAAAAACGGCATTGGCAATGGCGTTACGAGAATATTTGCCTGTAGAGTTGATTAGCGTCGATTCCGCCCTTATCTATAAAGGCATGGACATCGGGACGGCGAAGCCAGGCGCGGAAGAGTTGGCGTTGGCACCGCATCGGTTAATCGACATTCTCGATCCGGCTGAATCTTATTCTGCGGCCGATTTTCGCCGCGATGCGCTACGCGAAATGGCCGACATCACCGCTGCCGGGCGTATTCCTCTCTTGGTCGGGGGGACGATGCTCTATTTCAAGGCGCTGCTGGAGGGACTTTCTCCTCTGCCATCGGCCGATGCCGCCGTGCGCCAGCGCATTGAAGAGCAGGCAAAAGAAATGGGTTGGGAAGCGATGCATCGGCAGCTTAGTGAGATCGACCCGGTAGCGGCAACTCGGATTCATCCAAATGATCCGCAGAGACTCTCGCGAGCACTGGAAGTTTTTTTCGTTTCAGGTAACACTTTAACTGAGCTGACAAAAACGTCTGGCGATGCACTGCCCTATCAGGTTTATCAGTTTGCTATCGCCCCGGCGACTCGTGAATTGTTGCATCAGCGAATTGAACAGCGTTTTCATCAGATGTTGGCAGCGGGTTTTGAGCAAGAAGCCCGGATATTGTTTACCCGGCAGGACCTTCATACGGATATGCCCTCTATTCGTTGCGTCGGTTACCGCCAGATGTGGTCATATTTATCCGGTGAAATTGATTACGATGAGATGGTTTATCGGGGAATTTGTGCGACGCGTCAGTTAGCGAAGCGGCAAATGACCTGGCTGCGCGGTTGGGATGGTGTCTGCTGGCTGGATAGCGAAAAACCGACTGAAGCACTGGACAAGGTAATACACTTTAAATAA
- the mutL gene encoding DNA mismatch repair endonuclease MutL, with the protein MPIQVLPPQLANQIAAGEVVERPASVVKELVENSLDAGATRIDIDIERGGAKLIRIRDNGSGIGKDELTLALARHATSKITTLDDLEAIVSMGFRGEALASISSVSRLTLTSRTAEQSEAWQAYAEGRDMAVTVKPAAHPVGTTLEVLDLFYNTPARRKFMRTEKTEFTHIDEVVRRIALARFDVAITLHHNGKLMRQYRAAPDKSQYERRLGTICGATFLQHALAVSWQHDDLTIHGWVADPVGAKQLPDMQYCYVNQRMMRDRLINHAIRQAYQDQLSDDQQPAYVLYLEIDPHQVDVNVHPAKHEVRFHQARLVHDFIYQAVMSVLQQASAPGLGITEPETGKTVQWQQENRPAAGENHFAQPSRAEKSSLAGEKTPRTGQAREAAYSGYQPENPYQKKQGELYKALLQPADSLQSSDELPNIAVSADTAGSPVILHDVALTRTVVDTAANNNRQRAPVESPLESQSSGFGRVLTVYPPCYALLEYHKGLAMLSLSVAERCLKVVQLTPPEEGLRAQPLLIPQRLTLSKSELNVLSIHHALLTHFGIDVSVESQRATLRAVPLPLRQQNLQNLISELIGYLANYQTVEAQQVEPSALASWMATRLQSEQENWSHSQAIQLLADVERLCPQLAKAPPSELLFMMDIQDAIKALKHE; encoded by the coding sequence ATGCCGATTCAGGTGTTGCCACCGCAGTTGGCTAACCAGATTGCCGCCGGAGAAGTGGTCGAGCGTCCGGCTTCGGTCGTGAAGGAACTGGTGGAAAACAGTCTGGATGCAGGGGCGACTCGGATTGATATCGACATTGAACGCGGCGGTGCAAAGCTGATCCGTATTCGTGACAATGGTTCTGGTATCGGAAAGGATGAGCTAACGCTGGCGCTAGCACGTCATGCGACCAGTAAAATTACCACGCTCGACGATCTGGAAGCGATCGTCAGCATGGGTTTTCGCGGCGAAGCGCTGGCGAGTATCAGTTCCGTCTCCCGTCTAACTCTGACATCACGCACTGCCGAACAGTCCGAGGCTTGGCAGGCCTACGCCGAAGGGCGCGACATGGCGGTAACGGTTAAACCCGCTGCCCACCCTGTGGGCACCACGCTGGAAGTGCTGGATCTGTTTTATAACACGCCTGCTCGCCGTAAATTTATGCGTACCGAGAAAACCGAATTCACCCATATTGATGAGGTTGTCCGCCGTATTGCGCTGGCGCGTTTTGATGTCGCCATCACGCTGCATCATAACGGTAAGTTGATGCGGCAGTATCGTGCGGCACCAGATAAAAGCCAGTATGAACGCCGTTTGGGCACTATCTGCGGTGCGACCTTCTTGCAGCATGCGTTGGCGGTGTCATGGCAGCATGATGATCTCACGATTCATGGCTGGGTTGCCGATCCGGTTGGTGCCAAACAACTGCCTGACATGCAGTATTGCTACGTGAACCAGCGCATGATGCGCGATCGACTGATTAATCATGCCATCCGGCAGGCTTATCAGGATCAGCTTAGTGACGATCAGCAGCCTGCTTATGTCCTGTATCTGGAGATCGACCCGCATCAGGTGGATGTTAACGTTCATCCCGCTAAGCATGAGGTGCGGTTCCATCAGGCTCGGCTGGTGCATGATTTTATCTATCAGGCCGTGATGTCCGTTCTACAGCAGGCATCCGCGCCGGGGCTTGGCATAACAGAGCCAGAAACCGGGAAAACCGTACAGTGGCAGCAGGAAAATCGTCCTGCCGCAGGCGAAAATCATTTTGCCCAGCCATCGCGTGCTGAAAAGTCATCATTGGCTGGGGAAAAAACGCCGCGTACTGGTCAGGCACGAGAAGCGGCCTATTCTGGCTATCAGCCGGAGAATCCGTATCAGAAAAAGCAGGGCGAATTATATAAGGCGCTGCTGCAACCAGCAGATAGCCTACAATCATCTGACGAGCTGCCTAATATTGCCGTGTCGGCAGATACCGCTGGCTCACCTGTGATATTGCATGATGTCGCATTGACGCGAACAGTCGTAGACACTGCCGCCAACAATAATAGGCAACGTGCGCCAGTTGAGTCCCCGCTGGAAAGCCAATCGAGCGGCTTTGGCCGGGTGCTGACGGTATATCCGCCGTGCTACGCGCTGCTGGAGTACCATAAAGGATTAGCCATGCTGTCGCTTTCCGTTGCTGAACGCTGTCTGAAAGTGGTGCAACTGACGCCACCGGAAGAGGGATTGCGGGCGCAACCATTGCTGATTCCGCAACGCCTGACGCTAAGCAAATCCGAACTGAATGTGTTGTCTATCCATCATGCTTTGCTGACGCATTTTGGTATTGATGTATCGGTTGAGTCACAGCGTGCCACGTTGCGTGCCGTACCTTTACCATTGCGCCAACAAAATTTACAAAACTTGATCTCTGAACTGATAGGCTATCTGGCCAACTATCAGACGGTTGAGGCACAGCAGGTGGAGCCTAGCGCGTTAGCGTCGTGGATGGCAACGCGATTGCAGAGTGAGCAGGAAAACTGGAGCCATTCTCAGGCCATACAATTACTGGCGGATGTCGAACGGCTTTGTCCGCAACTGGCGAAAGCGCCGCCGTCTGAACTTTTATTTATGATGGATATTCAGGATGCCATCAAGGCGTTAAAGCATGAGTGA
- the ruvX gene encoding Holliday junction resolvase RuvX yields the protein MSSRTILAFDFGTKSIGVAIGQEITGTARALTSFKAQEGIPDWQKVEKLLSEWQPDLVVVGLPLNMDGTEQPLTARARKFANRLHGRFGVAIELHDERLSTVEARADLFERGGFKALDKGSVDAASAVIILESWFEAQF from the coding sequence ATGAGCAGTAGAACCATTCTTGCCTTTGATTTTGGGACAAAAAGCATCGGCGTCGCCATTGGTCAGGAGATTACCGGTACGGCACGCGCACTGACATCATTCAAGGCGCAGGAAGGTATCCCCGACTGGCAAAAAGTGGAAAAGCTGTTATCAGAATGGCAGCCCGATCTGGTCGTCGTCGGCCTGCCGCTTAACATGGATGGCACTGAGCAACCGCTGACAGCACGAGCACGGAAATTTGCTAATCGACTGCATGGCCGTTTCGGCGTCGCTATTGAGTTACACGATGAACGGTTGAGTACGGTGGAAGCACGCGCCGATCTCTTTGAACGCGGTGGCTTTAAAGCGCTGGATAAAGGTAGCGTAGACGCTGCCTCTGCGGTGATTATTCTGGAAAGCTGGTTCGAGGCTCAGTTTTAG
- the hflC gene encoding protease modulator HflC yields the protein MRKPLLFILILVLMVVYASLFVVQEGQRGIVMRFGKVLRDDENKPLIYVPGLQFKVPFIDSVKMLDARIQTMENQADRFITKEQKDLIVDSYLKWRISDFSRYYLATGGGDISQAEVLLKRKFSDRLRSEIGRLDVKGIVTDSRGQLMSDVREALNTGTGETTEADNAIASAAARVEKETTTNEPHINPNSMAALGIEVIDVRIKQINLPTEVSDAIYQRMRAEREAVARRHRSQGQEEAEKLKATADYEVTRTLAEAERQGRITRGEGDAEAAKLFANAFSEDPDFYSFVRSLRAYESSFSNNQDVMVLSPDSDFFRYMKSPDSSMAPRR from the coding sequence ATGCGTAAGCCCTTACTATTTATCCTGATCCTGGTACTGATGGTGGTCTATGCGTCACTGTTTGTGGTGCAGGAAGGCCAGCGCGGCATTGTGATGCGTTTTGGCAAAGTATTGCGTGATGACGAAAACAAGCCGCTGATTTATGTACCGGGATTGCAGTTCAAGGTCCCGTTTATCGACTCAGTGAAAATGCTGGATGCGCGTATCCAGACCATGGAAAATCAGGCTGACCGCTTTATCACTAAAGAGCAGAAAGACCTGATTGTCGATTCTTACCTCAAATGGCGTATCAGCGATTTCAGCCGCTACTATCTGGCAACGGGCGGTGGTGACATCTCTCAAGCTGAAGTGCTGTTGAAACGTAAATTCAGTGACCGTCTGCGTTCTGAGATTGGTCGTCTGGATGTGAAAGGCATTGTTACCGACTCACGTGGTCAACTGATGTCTGACGTGCGTGAAGCGCTGAATACCGGTACCGGTGAAACCACCGAAGCCGATAATGCGATTGCTTCTGCAGCTGCGCGTGTTGAGAAAGAGACGACCACCAACGAACCTCACATCAACCCTAACAGCATGGCTGCGCTGGGTATTGAGGTTATCGATGTGCGGATTAAGCAAATCAACCTGCCAACCGAAGTGTCTGACGCCATTTACCAACGTATGCGTGCAGAACGTGAAGCGGTAGCACGTCGCCACCGTTCACAAGGTCAGGAAGAAGCAGAAAAGCTGAAAGCGACGGCAGACTATGAAGTTACCCGTACGCTGGCTGAAGCCGAGCGTCAAGGACGTATCACCCGTGGTGAAGGGGATGCTGAAGCGGCTAAACTGTTTGCGAACGCATTCAGTGAAGATCCTGATTTCTATTCTTTCGTTCGTAGCCTGCGCGCATACGAAAGCAGCTTCAGTAATAATCAGGACGTGATGGTTCTCAGCCCGGATAGCGACTTCTTCCGCTACATGAAGTCACCGGATAGCAGCATGGCACCACGCCGCTGA
- the fbp gene encoding class 1 fructose-bisphosphatase, whose product MKTLGEFIVEKQHDFSHATGELTALLSAIKLGAKIIHRDINKAGLVDILGASGISNIQGEVQMKLDLYANEKLKAALKARGEVAGIASEEEDEIVIFEGDKAENAKYVVLMDPLDGSSNIDVNVSVGTIFSIYRRITPLGTSVTEADFLQPGSQQVAAGYIVYGSSTMLVYTTGHGVHAFTYDPSLGVFCLSHEKVCFPEKGNMYSINEGNYIKFPAGVKKYIKYCQEQDEETQRPYTSRYIGSLVADFHRNLLKGGIYLYPSTASYPKGKLRLLYECNPMAFLAEQAGGKASDGKNRILDIMPEKLHQRSPFFVGTESMVDDVERFIREFPDA is encoded by the coding sequence ATGAAAACGTTAGGCGAATTTATCGTCGAAAAACAGCACGATTTCTCTCACGCCACAGGTGAGCTTACCGCGCTGCTGTCTGCTATTAAACTGGGTGCCAAGATTATTCACCGTGATATCAATAAAGCCGGTCTGGTTGATATCCTGGGAGCCAGCGGCATTTCTAATATTCAGGGCGAAGTGCAGATGAAGCTCGATCTGTATGCCAATGAAAAACTGAAAGCGGCATTAAAGGCGCGTGGTGAAGTGGCAGGTATTGCCTCTGAAGAAGAAGACGAGATCGTTATCTTTGAAGGCGATAAGGCGGAAAACGCTAAGTATGTCGTTCTGATGGATCCGCTGGACGGCTCGTCGAATATCGATGTAAACGTCTCTGTCGGTACAATTTTCTCTATTTATCGCCGTATTACGCCGCTGGGAACCTCCGTCACAGAAGCGGACTTCTTACAGCCGGGTAGCCAGCAGGTTGCTGCGGGCTATATCGTTTACGGTTCTTCTACCATGCTGGTGTACACCACGGGCCATGGCGTTCACGCGTTTACCTACGATCCGTCGCTCGGCGTATTCTGTCTCTCGCATGAAAAAGTTTGCTTCCCGGAAAAAGGGAATATGTATTCCATCAACGAAGGGAACTACATCAAGTTTCCTGCCGGCGTGAAGAAATACATCAAATACTGTCAGGAGCAAGATGAAGAGACGCAGCGTCCTTATACGTCGCGTTACATCGGTTCACTGGTCGCAGATTTCCATCGTAACCTGCTGAAAGGCGGAATTTACCTGTATCCGAGCACGGCGAGCTATCCGAAAGGCAAACTGCGTTTGCTGTACGAATGTAACCCGATGGCGTTTCTGGCGGAGCAGGCAGGCGGTAAGGCTAGCGATGGTAAAAACCGTATTCTGGATATCATGCCAGAGAAGTTGCATCAGCGCTCACCGTTCTTTGTGGGAACTGAATCCATGGTTGATGACGTTGAACGTTTCATCCGTGAATTCCCCGATGCCTAA
- the hflK gene encoding FtsH protease activity modulator HflK produces MAWNQPGNNGQDRDPWGSSNNGGNSGGNNNKGGRDQGPPDLDDIFRKLSKKLSELGGKGSGSSNSGNSGGPVLGGRIVGIAAVAAVVIWAATGFYTIKEAERGVVTRFGKFSHLVGPGLNWKPTFIDSVRAVNVESVRELATSGVMLTSDENVVRVEMNVQYRVTQPEQYLFSVTNADDSLRQATDSALRGVIGKYTMDKILTEGRTIVRTDTQRVLEETVRPYNMGITLLDVNFQTARPPEEVKAAFDDAIAARENEQQYIREAEAYANEVQPRANGQAQRILEESRAYKTRTVLEAQGEVARFARVLPEYKAAPEITRERLYIETMERVLSHTRKVLVNDKGSNLMVLPLDQMLRGQGGESTQSNSSANPLRLPSNSSGAANSNQTRSSNNGNIMDQRKANAQRDDFTRVGRE; encoded by the coding sequence ATGGCGTGGAATCAGCCCGGTAATAACGGACAAGACCGCGACCCGTGGGGGAGCAGCAATAATGGCGGCAACTCTGGCGGAAATAATAATAAAGGTGGCCGAGATCAGGGGCCTCCGGACCTTGACGACATCTTCCGTAAGCTGAGCAAAAAACTCAGTGAACTGGGCGGAAAAGGTTCTGGTTCGAGCAACAGTGGAAATTCTGGCGGCCCAGTACTGGGTGGCCGGATCGTCGGTATCGCTGCCGTCGCTGCGGTTGTCATCTGGGCTGCTACGGGTTTCTATACCATTAAAGAAGCGGAACGCGGTGTCGTAACGCGCTTTGGTAAATTCAGCCATCTGGTTGGACCGGGTCTTAACTGGAAACCAACCTTTATCGACTCTGTTCGCGCGGTGAACGTTGAGTCGGTACGCGAACTGGCGACGTCGGGCGTGATGCTGACGTCAGATGAAAACGTCGTGCGCGTTGAAATGAACGTGCAGTATCGTGTTACGCAGCCTGAACAATATCTGTTCAGCGTAACCAATGCCGATGACAGCCTGCGTCAGGCCACTGACAGCGCGCTGCGCGGTGTTATTGGTAAGTACACGATGGACAAAATTTTGACGGAAGGCCGTACTATTGTGCGTACGGATACCCAGCGTGTACTGGAAGAAACCGTTCGTCCATACAACATGGGGATCACGCTGCTGGACGTCAACTTCCAGACCGCTCGTCCGCCGGAAGAAGTGAAGGCCGCGTTTGATGATGCCATTGCCGCGCGTGAAAACGAACAGCAATACATTCGTGAAGCAGAAGCGTACGCGAATGAAGTGCAGCCGCGTGCCAACGGTCAGGCTCAGCGTATTCTGGAAGAGTCTCGCGCTTATAAAACCCGTACCGTTCTGGAAGCTCAAGGTGAAGTGGCCCGTTTTGCCAGAGTATTACCGGAATATAAAGCGGCACCGGAAATTACCCGCGAGCGTTTGTATATCGAAACCATGGAACGCGTGTTAAGTCATACTCGTAAAGTTCTGGTCAATGACAAGGGGAGTAACCTGATGGTGCTACCGTTGGATCAGATGCTGCGTGGACAAGGCGGTGAAAGTACGCAAAGCAACAGCAGTGCTAACCCACTGCGTTTGCCTAGTAACAGCAGCGGTGCGGCGAATAGCAACCAAACGCGCAGCAGTAACAATGGAAATATCATGGATCAGCGCAAAGCAAATGCGCAGCGTGATGACTTCACTCGAGTAGGGAGAGAATAA